A portion of the Pseudopipra pipra isolate bDixPip1 chromosome 1, bDixPip1.hap1, whole genome shotgun sequence genome contains these proteins:
- the SGCE gene encoding epsilon-sarcoglycan isoform X8, protein MRRRWCRQQQAEERGAMRCCAAGPWPHSALTTLLLTVYTILSRVHSDRNVYPSAGVLFVHVLEREYFKGEFPPYPKPGEISNDPITFNTNLMGYPDRPGWLRYIQRTPYSDGVLYGSPTVENVGKPTIIEITAYNRRTFETARHNLIINIMSAEDFPLPYQAEFFIRNMNVEEMLASEVLGDFLGAVKNVWQPERLNAINITSALDRGGRVPLPINDMKEGVYVMVGADVPFSSCLREVENPQNQLRCSQEMEPVITCDKKFRTQFHIDWCKISLVDNTKQVSTFQEVIRGEGILPDGGEYKPPSDTLKSRDYYSDFLITLAVPSAIALVLFLILAYIMCCRREGVEKRNMQTPDIQLVHHSAIQKSTKELRDMSKNREIAWPLSTLPVFHPVTGEIVPPLHTDNYDNTSMPLMQTQQNLPHQTQIPQQQCAEAVCSSGHCIVSRKLRLL, encoded by the exons TGTACACGATTCTGTCTAGGGTGCACTCTGATCGGAATGTATACCCTTCTGCTGGAGTCCTGTTTGTTCATGTTTTGGAGAGAGAGTACTTTAAGGGGGAATTTCCTCCTTACCCAAAGCCTG GTGAAATAAGTAATGATCCTATAACATTTAATACCAATTTAATGGGTTACCCTGACAGACCTGGATGGCTCCGCTATATACAAAGGACACCATACAGTGATGGAGTGCTGTATGGCTCACCAACTGTAGAAAATGTGGGCAAACCAACCATCATTGag ATCACTGCGTACAACAGGCGTACCTTTGAGACAGCAAGACATAATTTGATCATTAATATAATGTCAGCAGAAG ATTTTCCTTTACCATATCAAGCGGAATTCTTCATAAGGAATATGAATGTAGAAGAAATGTTAGCAAGTGAAGTTCTTGGTGACTTCCTCGGAGCAGTGAAAAATGTGTGGCAGCCAGAGCGCTTGAATGCTATAAACATCACTTCAGCCCTTGACAGGGGAGGGAGAGTTCCACTTCCTATTAATGACATGAAAGAGGG TGTGTATGTGATGGTTGGGGCAGATGTTCCATTCTCTTCCTGTTTACGAGAAGTGGAAAACCCACAAAATCAGCTGAGGTGCAGTCAAGAAATGGAGCCTGTAATAACCTGTGATAAAAAATTTCGTACTCAATTTCATATTGACTGGTGTAAAATCTCTCTG GTTGACAATACAAAACAAGTTTCCACCTTTCAGGAAGTGATTCGTGGAGAGGGAATATTACCTGATGGTGGAGAATACAAGCCACCTTCTGACACACTGAAAAGCAGAGACTATTACTCGGATTTCCTAATTACACTGGCAGTGCCCTCGGCAATAGCACTGGTGCTTTTTCTAATCCTTGCCTATATCATGTGCTGCCGACGGGAAGGAGT ggaaaagagaaacatgCAAACACCAGA CATCCAGCTGGTCCACCACAGTGCTATACAGAAATCAACCAAAGAGCTTCGTGACATGTCTAAAAACAGAGAGATCGCGTGGCCTCTTTCAACGCTTCCCGTGTTTCACCCTGTGACTGGGGAAATTGTCCCGCCCCTTCACACGGACAACTACGACAATACCAGCATGCCACTGATGCAAACACAGCA GAACCTGCCACATCAGACTCAGATTCCACAGCAGCAGTGTGCAG aagcTGTATGCTCATCAGGACATTGCATTGTAAGCAGAAAACTGCGTCTGCTTTAA
- the SGCE gene encoding epsilon-sarcoglycan isoform X9, which translates to MRRRWCRQQQAEERGAMRCCAAGPWPHSALTTLLLTVYTILSRVHSDRNVYPSAGVLFVHVLEREYFKGEFPPYPKPGEISNDPITFNTNLMGYPDRPGWLRYIQRTPYSDGVLYGSPTVENVGKPTIIEITAYNRRTFETARHNLIINIMSAEDFPLPYQAEFFIRNMNVEEMLASEVLGDFLGAVKNVWQPERLNAINITSALDRGGRVPLPINDMKEGVYVMVGADVPFSSCLREVENPQNQLRCSQEMEPVITCDKKFRTQFHIDWCKISLVDNTKQVSTFQEVIRGEGILPDGGEYKPPSDTLKSRDYYSDFLITLAVPSAIALVLFLILAYIMCCRREGVEKRNMQTPDIQLVHHSAIQKSTKELRDMSKNREIAWPLSTLPVFHPVTGEIVPPLHTDNYDNTSMPLMQTQQNLPHQTQIPQQQCAGKWYS; encoded by the exons TGTACACGATTCTGTCTAGGGTGCACTCTGATCGGAATGTATACCCTTCTGCTGGAGTCCTGTTTGTTCATGTTTTGGAGAGAGAGTACTTTAAGGGGGAATTTCCTCCTTACCCAAAGCCTG GTGAAATAAGTAATGATCCTATAACATTTAATACCAATTTAATGGGTTACCCTGACAGACCTGGATGGCTCCGCTATATACAAAGGACACCATACAGTGATGGAGTGCTGTATGGCTCACCAACTGTAGAAAATGTGGGCAAACCAACCATCATTGag ATCACTGCGTACAACAGGCGTACCTTTGAGACAGCAAGACATAATTTGATCATTAATATAATGTCAGCAGAAG ATTTTCCTTTACCATATCAAGCGGAATTCTTCATAAGGAATATGAATGTAGAAGAAATGTTAGCAAGTGAAGTTCTTGGTGACTTCCTCGGAGCAGTGAAAAATGTGTGGCAGCCAGAGCGCTTGAATGCTATAAACATCACTTCAGCCCTTGACAGGGGAGGGAGAGTTCCACTTCCTATTAATGACATGAAAGAGGG TGTGTATGTGATGGTTGGGGCAGATGTTCCATTCTCTTCCTGTTTACGAGAAGTGGAAAACCCACAAAATCAGCTGAGGTGCAGTCAAGAAATGGAGCCTGTAATAACCTGTGATAAAAAATTTCGTACTCAATTTCATATTGACTGGTGTAAAATCTCTCTG GTTGACAATACAAAACAAGTTTCCACCTTTCAGGAAGTGATTCGTGGAGAGGGAATATTACCTGATGGTGGAGAATACAAGCCACCTTCTGACACACTGAAAAGCAGAGACTATTACTCGGATTTCCTAATTACACTGGCAGTGCCCTCGGCAATAGCACTGGTGCTTTTTCTAATCCTTGCCTATATCATGTGCTGCCGACGGGAAGGAGT ggaaaagagaaacatgCAAACACCAGA CATCCAGCTGGTCCACCACAGTGCTATACAGAAATCAACCAAAGAGCTTCGTGACATGTCTAAAAACAGAGAGATCGCGTGGCCTCTTTCAACGCTTCCCGTGTTTCACCCTGTGACTGGGGAAATTGTCCCGCCCCTTCACACGGACAACTACGACAATACCAGCATGCCACTGATGCAAACACAGCA GAACCTGCCACATCAGACTCAGATTCCACAGCAGCAGTGTGCAG GTAAATGGTATTCCTGA
- the SGCE gene encoding epsilon-sarcoglycan isoform X5 — protein MRRRWCRQQQAEERGAMRCCAAGPWPHSALTTLLLTVYTILSRVHSDRNVYPSAGVLFVHVLEREYFKGEFPPYPKPGEISNDPITFNTNLMGYPDRPGWLRYIQRTPYSDGVLYGSPTVENVGKPTIIEITAYNRRTFETARHNLIINIMSAEDFPLPYQAEFFIRNMNVEEMLASEVLGDFLGAVKNVWQPERLNAINITSALDRGGRVPLPINDMKEGVYVMVGADVPFSSCLREVENPQNQLRCSQEMEPVITCDKKFRTQFHIDWCKISLVDNTKQVSTFQEVIRGEGILPDGGEYKPPSDTLKSRDYYSDFLITLAVPSAIALVLFLILAYIMCCRREGVEKRNMQTPDIQLVHHSAIQKSTKELRDMSKNREIAWPLSTLPVFHPVTGEIVPPLHTDNYDNTSMPLMQTQQNLPHQTQIPQQQCAGEFRMTTFQRFEVNGIPEERKLTEAMNL, from the exons TGTACACGATTCTGTCTAGGGTGCACTCTGATCGGAATGTATACCCTTCTGCTGGAGTCCTGTTTGTTCATGTTTTGGAGAGAGAGTACTTTAAGGGGGAATTTCCTCCTTACCCAAAGCCTG GTGAAATAAGTAATGATCCTATAACATTTAATACCAATTTAATGGGTTACCCTGACAGACCTGGATGGCTCCGCTATATACAAAGGACACCATACAGTGATGGAGTGCTGTATGGCTCACCAACTGTAGAAAATGTGGGCAAACCAACCATCATTGag ATCACTGCGTACAACAGGCGTACCTTTGAGACAGCAAGACATAATTTGATCATTAATATAATGTCAGCAGAAG ATTTTCCTTTACCATATCAAGCGGAATTCTTCATAAGGAATATGAATGTAGAAGAAATGTTAGCAAGTGAAGTTCTTGGTGACTTCCTCGGAGCAGTGAAAAATGTGTGGCAGCCAGAGCGCTTGAATGCTATAAACATCACTTCAGCCCTTGACAGGGGAGGGAGAGTTCCACTTCCTATTAATGACATGAAAGAGGG TGTGTATGTGATGGTTGGGGCAGATGTTCCATTCTCTTCCTGTTTACGAGAAGTGGAAAACCCACAAAATCAGCTGAGGTGCAGTCAAGAAATGGAGCCTGTAATAACCTGTGATAAAAAATTTCGTACTCAATTTCATATTGACTGGTGTAAAATCTCTCTG GTTGACAATACAAAACAAGTTTCCACCTTTCAGGAAGTGATTCGTGGAGAGGGAATATTACCTGATGGTGGAGAATACAAGCCACCTTCTGACACACTGAAAAGCAGAGACTATTACTCGGATTTCCTAATTACACTGGCAGTGCCCTCGGCAATAGCACTGGTGCTTTTTCTAATCCTTGCCTATATCATGTGCTGCCGACGGGAAGGAGT ggaaaagagaaacatgCAAACACCAGA CATCCAGCTGGTCCACCACAGTGCTATACAGAAATCAACCAAAGAGCTTCGTGACATGTCTAAAAACAGAGAGATCGCGTGGCCTCTTTCAACGCTTCCCGTGTTTCACCCTGTGACTGGGGAAATTGTCCCGCCCCTTCACACGGACAACTACGACAATACCAGCATGCCACTGATGCAAACACAGCA GAACCTGCCACATCAGACTCAGATTCCACAGCAGCAGTGTGCAG GAGAATTTCGTATGACAACATTTCAAAGATTTGAG GTAAATGGTATTCCTGAGGAAAGAAAACTAACAGAAGCAATGAATTTGTAA
- the SGCE gene encoding epsilon-sarcoglycan isoform X12 — protein MGYPDRPGWLRYIQRTPYSDGVLYGSPTVENVGKPTIIEITAYNRRTFETARHNLIINIMSAEDFPLPYQAEFFIRNMNVEEMLASEVLGDFLGAVKNVWQPERLNAINITSALDRGGRVPLPINDMKEGVYVMVGADVPFSSCLREVENPQNQLRCSQEMEPVITCDKKFRTQFHIDWCKISLVDNTKQVSTFQEVIRGEGILPDGGEYKPPSDTLKSRDYYSDFLITLAVPSAIALVLFLILAYIMCCRREGVEKRNMQTPDIQLVHHSAIQKSTKELRDMSKNREIAWPLSTLPVFHPVTGEIVPPLHTDNYDNTSMPLMQTQQNLPHQTQIPQQQCAGEFRMTTFQRFEVNGIPEERKLTEAMNL, from the exons ATGGGTTACCCTGACAGACCTGGATGGCTCCGCTATATACAAAGGACACCATACAGTGATGGAGTGCTGTATGGCTCACCAACTGTAGAAAATGTGGGCAAACCAACCATCATTGag ATCACTGCGTACAACAGGCGTACCTTTGAGACAGCAAGACATAATTTGATCATTAATATAATGTCAGCAGAAG ATTTTCCTTTACCATATCAAGCGGAATTCTTCATAAGGAATATGAATGTAGAAGAAATGTTAGCAAGTGAAGTTCTTGGTGACTTCCTCGGAGCAGTGAAAAATGTGTGGCAGCCAGAGCGCTTGAATGCTATAAACATCACTTCAGCCCTTGACAGGGGAGGGAGAGTTCCACTTCCTATTAATGACATGAAAGAGGG TGTGTATGTGATGGTTGGGGCAGATGTTCCATTCTCTTCCTGTTTACGAGAAGTGGAAAACCCACAAAATCAGCTGAGGTGCAGTCAAGAAATGGAGCCTGTAATAACCTGTGATAAAAAATTTCGTACTCAATTTCATATTGACTGGTGTAAAATCTCTCTG GTTGACAATACAAAACAAGTTTCCACCTTTCAGGAAGTGATTCGTGGAGAGGGAATATTACCTGATGGTGGAGAATACAAGCCACCTTCTGACACACTGAAAAGCAGAGACTATTACTCGGATTTCCTAATTACACTGGCAGTGCCCTCGGCAATAGCACTGGTGCTTTTTCTAATCCTTGCCTATATCATGTGCTGCCGACGGGAAGGAGT ggaaaagagaaacatgCAAACACCAGA CATCCAGCTGGTCCACCACAGTGCTATACAGAAATCAACCAAAGAGCTTCGTGACATGTCTAAAAACAGAGAGATCGCGTGGCCTCTTTCAACGCTTCCCGTGTTTCACCCTGTGACTGGGGAAATTGTCCCGCCCCTTCACACGGACAACTACGACAATACCAGCATGCCACTGATGCAAACACAGCA GAACCTGCCACATCAGACTCAGATTCCACAGCAGCAGTGTGCAG GAGAATTTCGTATGACAACATTTCAAAGATTTGAG GTAAATGGTATTCCTGAGGAAAGAAAACTAACAGAAGCAATGAATTTGTAA
- the SGCE gene encoding epsilon-sarcoglycan isoform X7 yields the protein MRRRWCRQQQAEERGAMRCCAAGPWPHSALTTLLLTVYTILSRVHSDRNVYPSAGVLFVHVLEREYFKGEFPPYPKPGEISNDPITFNTNLMGYPDRPGWLRYIQRTPYSDGVLYGSPTVENVGKPTIIEITAYNRRTFETARHNLIINIMSAEDFPLPYQAEFFIRNMNVEEMLASEVLGDFLGAVKNVWQPERLNAINITSALDRGGRVPLPINDMKEGVYVMVGADVPFSSCLREVENPQNQLRCSQEMEPVITCDKKFRTQFHIDWCKISLVDNTKQVSTFQEVIRGEGILPDGGEYKPPSDTLKSRDYYSDFLITLAVPSAIALVLFLILAYIMCCRREGVIQLVHHSAIQKSTKELRDMSKNREIAWPLSTLPVFHPVTGEIVPPLHTDNYDNTSMPLMQTQQNLPHQTQIPQQQCAGEFRMTTFQRFEVNGIPEERKLTEAMNL from the exons TGTACACGATTCTGTCTAGGGTGCACTCTGATCGGAATGTATACCCTTCTGCTGGAGTCCTGTTTGTTCATGTTTTGGAGAGAGAGTACTTTAAGGGGGAATTTCCTCCTTACCCAAAGCCTG GTGAAATAAGTAATGATCCTATAACATTTAATACCAATTTAATGGGTTACCCTGACAGACCTGGATGGCTCCGCTATATACAAAGGACACCATACAGTGATGGAGTGCTGTATGGCTCACCAACTGTAGAAAATGTGGGCAAACCAACCATCATTGag ATCACTGCGTACAACAGGCGTACCTTTGAGACAGCAAGACATAATTTGATCATTAATATAATGTCAGCAGAAG ATTTTCCTTTACCATATCAAGCGGAATTCTTCATAAGGAATATGAATGTAGAAGAAATGTTAGCAAGTGAAGTTCTTGGTGACTTCCTCGGAGCAGTGAAAAATGTGTGGCAGCCAGAGCGCTTGAATGCTATAAACATCACTTCAGCCCTTGACAGGGGAGGGAGAGTTCCACTTCCTATTAATGACATGAAAGAGGG TGTGTATGTGATGGTTGGGGCAGATGTTCCATTCTCTTCCTGTTTACGAGAAGTGGAAAACCCACAAAATCAGCTGAGGTGCAGTCAAGAAATGGAGCCTGTAATAACCTGTGATAAAAAATTTCGTACTCAATTTCATATTGACTGGTGTAAAATCTCTCTG GTTGACAATACAAAACAAGTTTCCACCTTTCAGGAAGTGATTCGTGGAGAGGGAATATTACCTGATGGTGGAGAATACAAGCCACCTTCTGACACACTGAAAAGCAGAGACTATTACTCGGATTTCCTAATTACACTGGCAGTGCCCTCGGCAATAGCACTGGTGCTTTTTCTAATCCTTGCCTATATCATGTGCTGCCGACGGGAAGGAGT CATCCAGCTGGTCCACCACAGTGCTATACAGAAATCAACCAAAGAGCTTCGTGACATGTCTAAAAACAGAGAGATCGCGTGGCCTCTTTCAACGCTTCCCGTGTTTCACCCTGTGACTGGGGAAATTGTCCCGCCCCTTCACACGGACAACTACGACAATACCAGCATGCCACTGATGCAAACACAGCA GAACCTGCCACATCAGACTCAGATTCCACAGCAGCAGTGTGCAG GAGAATTTCGTATGACAACATTTCAAAGATTTGAG GTAAATGGTATTCCTGAGGAAAGAAAACTAACAGAAGCAATGAATTTGTAA